A genomic segment from Antedon mediterranea chromosome 6, ecAntMedi1.1, whole genome shotgun sequence encodes:
- the LOC140052625 gene encoding uncharacterized protein isoform X3: MLNLKMPGYLMSHQAQASQLANSGYTNIDAIDGSASSIEVARKKNVYKNLYVQWIGGDNKMDVENDSYDALIIVGAFAFNHLKSDVFPDLIRVTKPGGYIVNNLRARWLKLEASYADGKLEADMEKHEKEGKWKLVERHVKEEEDSDQNVVTFIHQVC, translated from the exons ATGTTAAATCTAAAGATGCCAGGATATTTGATGTCGCATCAGGCACAGGCCTCGCAG CTGGCTAATTCTGGCTACACTAACATTGATGCAATTGACGGCAGTGCATCAAGTATTGAGGTAGCTCGTAAAAAGAACGTATACAAAAATCTATATGTACAATGGATTGGAGGTGACAACAAAATGGATGTTGAGAATG ACAGCTATGATGCATTAATAATAGTCGGTGCTTTTGCTTTTAATCATCTAAAATCAGACGTATTTCCAGATTTGATTCGAGTTACTAAACCAG ggGGATACATTGTAAACAATTTACGAGCACGGTGGTTGAAGCTTGAGGCAAGCTACGCTGATGGAAAGTTAGAAGCGGACATGGAAAAACATGAAAAAGAAGGGAAATGGAAATTGGTTGAGAGACACGTTAAGGAGGAAGAAGACAGTGACCAGAATGTAGTAACATTCATTCATCAAGTTTGCTAA
- the LOC140052625 gene encoding methyltransferase-like protein 27 isoform X1, whose translation MADYWTKERIVEHISTLKDTNTHEKLGQFFDDWAPHYDKAMESMKYVGPSIASICLQKYVKSKDARIFDVASGTGLAGEYLANSGYTNIDAIDGSASSIEVARKKNVYKNLYVQWIGGDNKMDVENDSYDALIIVGAFAFNHLKSDVFPDLIRVTKPGGYIVNNLRARWLKLEASYADGKLEADMEKHEKEGKWKLVERHVKEEEDSDQNVVTFIHQVC comes from the exons ATGGCTGATTATTGGACCAAAGAACGGATAGTGGAGCATATATCTACTCTAAAAGACACAAATACACATGAAAAACTAGGACAATTTTTTGACGATTGGGCTCCACACTACGATAAA GCAATGGAATCTATGAAATACGTCGGTCCTTCTATCGCTTCAATTTGCCTTCAGAAATATGTTAAATCTAAAGATGCCAGGATATTTGATGTCGCATCAGGCACAGGCCTCGCAGGTGAGTAT CTGGCTAATTCTGGCTACACTAACATTGATGCAATTGACGGCAGTGCATCAAGTATTGAGGTAGCTCGTAAAAAGAACGTATACAAAAATCTATATGTACAATGGATTGGAGGTGACAACAAAATGGATGTTGAGAATG ACAGCTATGATGCATTAATAATAGTCGGTGCTTTTGCTTTTAATCATCTAAAATCAGACGTATTTCCAGATTTGATTCGAGTTACTAAACCAG ggGGATACATTGTAAACAATTTACGAGCACGGTGGTTGAAGCTTGAGGCAAGCTACGCTGATGGAAAGTTAGAAGCGGACATGGAAAAACATGAAAAAGAAGGGAAATGGAAATTGGTTGAGAGACACGTTAAGGAGGAAGAAGACAGTGACCAGAATGTAGTAACATTCATTCATCAAGTTTGCTAA
- the LOC140052625 gene encoding uncharacterized protein isoform X2 yields MADYWTKERIVEHISTLKDTNTHEKLGQFFDDWAPHYDKLANSGYTNIDAIDGSASSIEVARKKNVYKNLYVQWIGGDNKMDVENDSYDALIIVGAFAFNHLKSDVFPDLIRVTKPGGYIVNNLRARWLKLEASYADGKLEADMEKHEKEGKWKLVERHVKEEEDSDQNVVTFIHQVC; encoded by the exons ATGGCTGATTATTGGACCAAAGAACGGATAGTGGAGCATATATCTACTCTAAAAGACACAAATACACATGAAAAACTAGGACAATTTTTTGACGATTGGGCTCCACACTACGATAAA CTGGCTAATTCTGGCTACACTAACATTGATGCAATTGACGGCAGTGCATCAAGTATTGAGGTAGCTCGTAAAAAGAACGTATACAAAAATCTATATGTACAATGGATTGGAGGTGACAACAAAATGGATGTTGAGAATG ACAGCTATGATGCATTAATAATAGTCGGTGCTTTTGCTTTTAATCATCTAAAATCAGACGTATTTCCAGATTTGATTCGAGTTACTAAACCAG ggGGATACATTGTAAACAATTTACGAGCACGGTGGTTGAAGCTTGAGGCAAGCTACGCTGATGGAAAGTTAGAAGCGGACATGGAAAAACATGAAAAAGAAGGGAAATGGAAATTGGTTGAGAGACACGTTAAGGAGGAAGAAGACAGTGACCAGAATGTAGTAACATTCATTCATCAAGTTTGCTAA